AGGCGAAGGAGAGCTCCGACGGCTGCGTGCTCGCGCGGCACAGGTGGAGGAGATGGAAGACCGAGCCGGGAACGGGCGCGGCGCCGAACGGCATCAGCGGCCCGGCGGGATCGGTGGGAGTGATGACGGACCAGGTGGACTTCGCGAAGTCGCCCTCGGCCACGCGCGTGGTCGCCAGCGAGGTGATCCACGTCTCCAGCTTCTCGGGGATCGCGGGCGCATTGCGGCCAAAGCGGATCACCCCCTGCGCCTCGCGCCCGGCCAGCAGCGCCAGCGTGCCCCCCTGCCCCCGGTCCGGCGGCGGGTCGAGAGCCACGTCGCGGACTGCGGGCGGGCGCCGGTGGCTTCCCCCGCGCACCGTGGCGCGGAGGAGGTAGAGGGCGTGCGGGGCGCCGGGGTCGGGCGGCTGGGGGAGGAGGAGCTCCACCGTCCCCGGCTCGGAGAGCGCGGCCACGGCCCGCGCGGGATTGACGGCGACGGGGAACCACAGCGGCTCGCCGTCCGCGCCGCCGCCGGTGAGGGCGTCGCCGAGCGACGACACCTTCGCCGTCGAGTCGTAGCTCCACACGGCGGCCTCCCAGCGTACGTCGGCGTCGCCGTGGTCGAGCATGACGATGAGCTTCGTGTCCGGGTCCGCGCTCCCCTCGGGGACGGGCGCGGTGAGCGCCTCGGTCGAGGCCACGTAGAGCGTGTCGCCCGGCCGCGGCGCCTCGCCGAAGGCGGCGAAGGGGCCGCTGGCGTCGACCGCGGCGGTGTTCACCTGCACGAGATCGGGCGCGAGCGGATTCCCCTCGTCGGCCTGGCCGCTCCACGCGCGCATCACGATCCCCGCGACCTCGGCCACGCGCGCGGCCTCGGGGAAGTGCGTCTCGTCGAACACCTCGCCGAAGGGCGCGGTGAGGCGCGCGCGCAGCCAGCGGTCGCGCAGCGGCCGGGCGAGCCCCGCGCCCGCGATCTCCAGCTCGTCGGCGCCGGTGAAGACGGGGAAGACGAGGGTGACCGAGGCGGCGCCGACGGCGCGCAACGGCGGGGCGAGGGGATCCCACCGCCCGCCGCGCCACGCCTCCCAGGCCACGTTGTCGAGAAGGTGGACGAGCGCGGTGGAGCCGCCGGTGGGGAGGATCGACGTCCCCAGCTTCTCCCACGGCGGGCGGGTGCCGCCGATGCCGCCCCTGGGGAGCGAGAGCGCCAGCGTCAGCAGCCGCGGCGCGGCGCCGGCGAAGAGCGCGCCGCCGCCCACGTGGAAGGCGTGCTCGATGGCCCGCTCGCCACCGAAGGCGGGGAAGGCGGCGCGCTCGCTGCCGGTGACTGTGCCCGTGCGCTCGCCGAAGCGCTGGTTCACCGGGTCGATCGACCACGCGGCGACGAGACGAGAGGCGTGGACGATCAGGTCGTCCTCGGTCTCGAACACCACCGCCGGCGCGGTGTCGGTGGGGAGGGTGGCCACCTGCGTCCCGCGGGGAAGGAGCCCCGCCGCGCCGCCCGTCCTGGCCAGGGTGAAGGTGAGGGGCACGCGCGCCATGGCGGGCGGCATCAGCCCCACCCCCATCATGTCCAGGAAGGCGAGGAGGTTCTTCTCGGGAACGAGGTTCAGACGCTCGAGCGCCAGCTCCATCATCCGCGCGAAGATGCGCACCAGCACCATCCCGGCGTCGTCGCGGCCGGCCCACTCGCCGAACACGAAGCCGGGGGCCTCGGGGATCCCCACGGCCAGGCGCCTGAGCCGCTCGACCAGGTCTTCCGCCCGGCGCGGGTCCAGGATGGGTGGGGTGGGCATCAGGCGGCGCTCCGCTCCAGGTAGAACGGATAGACCAGGTTGAAGGTGTTGTTGGTGCGGCGCACGCGGTACAGCACCTCGATCACCATCCGCTCGGGCGCCTCGCGGGTCACGCGCACCTCGCTGACGTCGATGCGCGGCTCGAAGTCGAGCAGCGCCTCGCGCACCTCGTAGCCCACGCGCGCCTCGGTGGTCTGGTCGTTGGGGGCGAACACCAGGTCGTGGATGCCGCACCCGAACTCGGGGCGCATGATGCGCTCGCCGCGGGCTGTGCCCAGGATGATGAGGATGGACTGGCGGATGCGCTCCTCGTAGCCGGAGAGCGACATCTGCCCGGCCTCGGGCCCCGGCCCGGACTCGGTCTGCACCGGCCAGGTCCAGCCTACGCCGAGGAAGTCTTTGACGTCGGGCATATCGAGAAGTGCGTGAGTGCGTGAGTGCGAAAGTGCGAAAGTGCGTTAGTCCTAAGTCCTAAGTCCCAAGTCCTGAGTGCTACGCGACAATGCGACTGAAGTCGCGGCTACAACGACACGCAGTCCGCCTTCGCGGACTTCAACCGCACCCACCACCATCGACCTCGCTCCGCCGGCACGACCATCCGCCTCCACGCGCCCAAACCCGCAGCCACGTCATCCTGAGGCCGGCCAGACCGATGCTGCGACTGCGCCGTCGGTCGCAGGCCGAAGGATCTATAGCCGACCCCGCACGACCGCCCGTCTCCGCGCGCCTGAATCCGTGGACGCAACCACTTAGGACTCAGGACTCAGGACTTAGGACTTAGGACTATCCGTCATCCGATCAGCACCGTGCCCGTCGCGATGACCGTCCCTACCGGGAGATCCGAGGGGTCGTTGCAGGTCATCACCACGTCGCCGTTCCGGGCGGCGGGCTTGCCGTTGATCATCACCGTGGTGCTGCCCAGCTGGATGGTGCCCTTGTTCGCCGGCGGGTTCACGAAGGTGCCGCCCGACGGCACGTGCTGGGGGCTGTTGCTGGCGGTGCTTCCCTTCACCGCCGCAGGCTTCCCCATGATGTTCACGTCGCTGCTCAGCCCCCCGTCGATCTTCCCCATGAACGGGTGCGGCACCGGCACCGGCGGAGCCGTCCCCGGCGGCTGGATCAGGTGGATGTCCGTCGCCGACACCTGGTCTCCCTCCTTCGCGGCAGGCTGCCCCATCGCTTCTCCCAATTCCTCGAATTTCGTGTGCGACAATGCGAGTAAACTCGCGGCTACAACGACACGCAGTCCGCCTTCGCGGACTTCAACCGCGCCGCGAATGCATCATCACCCGCAACCCGCACTGATGGTGGCGTGCTACCTCTCCCGGGTACGGGAGAGGTGGCGAGCCTGAGCGAGCCGGAGAGGGCGCGATGCCGGGCCGCACTCAGCACTCAGCACTTCCCACTGGGCACTGGGCACTGGGCACTGGGCACTCCGTCAGTTGATGTTCACCGTCGCGCCCTTGAGATTCGCCTGGCCGCTGGCCTTCAGGTCCATCGAGCTTCCCGTCTCGAACTTCCCCGACGCCGACGCCTTGATCTCGACGTCCTGCGCCTTCAGCGTCAGCTTCCCCGAGCTGGCGTCGATCACCACGTCCTTCCCCGAGGTGATCGTGACGGTGTCGCCCGAGGTGTCGATCACGATCGAGTTCTTCCCGCCCTTGTCGATCACCTCGATCTTCTCCGACCCGTCCTTGTCGGTGAAGCGCACGATGTGCCCGCTGCGCGTCTTGATCAGGCGGATGTCGTTGTTCCCGTCGCTGTTCGTCTCCGGCGGCTTGTCCTTGCCGTTCCACAGCGCGCCCAGCACGAACGGCTGCCGCAGGTCGCCGTGGAGGAAGGCGACGAGCACCTCGTCCTCCACCTCGGGAAGGAACCAGATCCCCCGCTCGTTCCCCGCCATCGGACTGGCGACCGGCGCCCACGCGCTCTCGTCCTCGTCGGCCAGCCAGGGAAAGCGCAGCTTCACCCGCCCCAGCCCGTCGGGGTCCTTGTTGTCGGTCACCACCGCCGTCACCACACCGTAGATCCGCGCGGTGGCGTCGAGCAGC
The nucleotide sequence above comes from Longimicrobium sp.. Encoded proteins:
- a CDS encoding GPW/gp25 family protein gives rise to the protein MPDVKDFLGVGWTWPVQTESGPGPEAGQMSLSGYEERIRQSILIILGTARGERIMRPEFGCGIHDLVFAPNDQTTEARVGYEVREALLDFEPRIDVSEVRVTREAPERMVIEVLYRVRRTNNTFNLVYPFYLERSAA
- a CDS encoding PAAR domain-containing protein, yielding MGQPAAKEGDQVSATDIHLIQPPGTAPPVPVPHPFMGKIDGGLSSDVNIMGKPAAVKGSTASNSPQHVPSGGTFVNPPANKGTIQLGSTTVMINGKPAARNGDVVMTCNDPSDLPVGTVIATGTVLIG
- a CDS encoding phage baseplate assembly protein V, producing MTAFFPWAEHDSPSLLDATARIYGVVTAVVTDNKDPDGLGRVKLRFPWLADEDESAWAPVASPMAGNERGIWFLPEVEDEVLVAFLHGDLRQPFVLGALWNGKDKPPETNSDGNNDIRLIKTRSGHIVRFTDKDGSEKIEVIDKGGKNSIVIDTSGDTVTITSGKDVVIDASSGKLTLKAQDVEIKASASGKFETGSSMDLKASGQANLKGATVNIN